Proteins co-encoded in one Salvia splendens isolate huo1 chromosome 4, SspV2, whole genome shotgun sequence genomic window:
- the LOC121800793 gene encoding UDP-glycosyltransferase 73C4-like translates to MVLWHPPDAPWVKLNTDGAFSTSTLEAGGGGGLVRGSDGGLLRTFCAPVAASSSFDAELLALIRGLEMAMELSTHIWIELDSAVLSVSDTTNPIVILEFANVCSYIITHPSKLEPSNPPLFIPPLPHYKPHTISIMEPPHFVMFPFMAQGHLIPAVDIAKMLAKRGVTVSILVTPKNGCRVKKVVDRAIASGLSIRVVHLRLPCAEAGLPDGCEHFDTLPSKHLVMNFFKAAAMLRGQVEAFLVRVNPTCLIADMCFPWATNMAAQLGIPRLVFHGTSCFSLTCVNVLQNSSFLEDIASDREYFVVPGLPHRIEITKIQARGSVEDLDPEWVEIQKQVFNSEEGAAGTVANTFQELESEYANEYRKLRSKKVWCVGPVSLCNVEESDKAERGNTAAIEGHDCLKWLDSHAPGSVIYTCLGSISRVGDSQLVEMGLGLEASNRPFVWVIRNASGSFEAWLSEEKFEERVKGRGLLIRGWAPQVLILSHRATGGFLTHCGWNSTLEGVSAGVGMVTWPVFAEQFCNEKFIVGVIKTGVRVGVEEPVLLGMDEGGEAQVKREDVRRAIEELMDGGVEGAERKERARRLGEAAKRAVEEGGSSQVSMTELIQDMVRLKASYADKSPDAAKVDEISSLICTPVN, encoded by the exons ATGGTCCTATGGCATCCCCCTGATgcaccttgggtgaagctgaacactgATGGTGCCTTCTCTACTTCGACACTCGAAGCGGGGGGAGGGGGAGGATTGGTTCGTGGTTCTGATGGAGGCCTTCTGCGCACCTTCTGTGCTCCGGTAGCtgcatcatcgagctttgaTGCGGAGCTTCTGGCTCTGATTCGGGGTTTGGAGATGGCTATGGagctttctactcacatttggaTAGAGCTGGACTCAGCGGTTCTG TCGGTATCTGATACCACAAATCCCATAGTAATCCTGGAATTTGCTAATGTATGCTCTTACATCATCACACACCCTTCCAAATTAGAACCTTCCAACCCTCCATTATTTATCCCCCCTCTCCCACATTACAAACCACACACTATCTCCATAATGGAACCGCCTCATTTCGTGATGTTCCCCTTCATGGCGCAAGGCCACCTGATCCCCGCCGTCGACATCGCCAAGATGCTCGCAAAGCGCGGCGTCACGGTGTCAATCCTCGTGACCCCGAAGAACGGGTGCAGGGTCAAGAAAGTGGTGGACCGTGCCATTGCCTCCGGGCTGAGCATCCGCGTGGTCCACCTCAGGCTGCCCTGCGCGGAGGCCGGGCTGCCCGATGGCTGCGAGCATTTCGACACGCTCCCGTCCAAGCACCTCGTGATGAACTTCTTCAAGGCCGCCGCCATGCTGCGAGGCCAGGTCGAGGCCTTTCTCGTCCGAGTTAATCCCACTTGCCTGATAGCCGACATGTGCTTCCCCTGGGCCACCAATATGGCCGCGCAGCTCGGAATCCCTCGCCTTGTCTTCCACGGCACCAGCTGCTTCTCCCTCACCTGCGTTAACGTGTTGCAAAACTCTTCGTTTTTAGAAGATATAGCTTCGGATAGAGAGTATTTTGTAGTGCCAGGATTGCCACACCGGATAGAGATCACGAAAATCCAGGCCAGGGGGTCTGTCGAGGATCTCGATCCGGAATGGGTCGAGATCCAGAAGCAGGTGTTCAACTCCGAGGAAGGCGCGGCCGGGACAGTGGCCAACACTTTCCAGGAGCTGGAGAGTGAATACGCCAACGAATACAGAAAACTCAGATCCAAAAAGGTGTGGTGCGTTGGACCGGTTTCGCTCTGCAACGTGGAGGAGTCCGACAAGGCAGAGCGAGGAAACACGGCCGCAATCGAAGGCCACGACTGCTTGAAATGGCTGGACTCCCACGCGCCGGGATCCGTCATCTACACCTGCCTCGGGAGCATATCGCGCGTGGGCGATTCACAGCTCGTGGAGATGGGACTAGGCCTGGAGGCCTCCAACCGCCCGTTCGTGTGGGTGATAAGGAACGCCTCGGGATCGTTCGAGGCGTGGCTGTCGGAGGAGAAATTCGAGGAGCGCGTGAAAGGGAGGGGGCTCTTGATCCGGGGGTGGGCCCCGCAGGTGCTGATACTGTCGCACAGGGCGACTGGGGGGTTTCTGACGCACTGTGGGTGGAACTCGACGCTGGAGGGGGTGAGCGCGGGGGTGGGGATGGTCACGTGGCCCGTGTTTGCGGAGCAGTTCTGCAACGAGAAGTTCATCGTGGGGGTGATCAAGACGGGGGTGAGAGTCGGGGTGGAGGAGCCGGTGCTGCTGGGGATGGACGAGGGCGGCGAGGCACAGGTGAAGAGGGAGGATGTGAGGAGGGCAATTGAGGAGTTGATGGATGGGGGAGTGGAGGGGGCGGAGAGGAAGGAGAGGGCGCGGAGGCTCGGGGAGGCGGCGAAGAGGGCGGTGGAGGAAGGAGGGTCGTCTCAG
- the LOC121799031 gene encoding increased DNA methylation 1-like codes for MDHCYVPRVRPSEANGFAVYTRNKRLKSRSMDRAAKIEGDPAVSVKIEDGARLKDEFAVNGGDGLNVVEIGGNLGGYSEGEMMEIEVKEESIPLAGRRRFTRSLLADSEMENGDLGNLRDAVILEADGLVSEELALLGNTKTRKMEMKMSKKILIKGRPTTVRELFETGLLEGYPVFYNGGKRGFPLRGTIKDAGILCSCSFCKGAQVVPPCQFEIHACKSYRRASQYICLENGMSLLDVVKECRKSSVKTLEETIQNFIGPIPVKESVICRNCSGSFLATSAAKVELLCDSCMVILNSDFDAESVKSRPMEPLLGVSLSENGEVHPTPLKRGRPGRKMTKHSELKACAKSSGKSSLRGATKKKGQVKMTKMLSLSASSLKSPGSAIMTYSKSLSDPTSNGSTSSRGLLRNKTTRKILKKLSSTASLSSKIASPPLSGNSKSSSKKITKKDQRMHKLVFENDGLLDGTEVAYYSNGKKLRDGYKMGSGIICRCCSTLVSPSQFEAHAGWASRRKPYMYIYTSNGVSLHEFAVSLLKGRKCSSKDNDDLCIICADGGKLVLCDGCPRAFHKECASLSSIPRGKWYCTYCQNMFLREKFVEWNANAVAAGRVSGIDPIEQITNRCIRTVKNPEAAEVIACIICRGYDFSKSGFGPRTVILCDQCEKEYHVGCLKKYKLADLKELPKGKWFCSGNCKWIYSALQNVLNAGSERLPDSTLDIMREKLTDKNSDFDTDLDVRWRLLSGKIASRETRVLLSQAVAIFHECFDPIVDSETGRDFIPSLVYGRNIRGQDFSGIYCAILTVNSTVVSAGILRFFGEEFAELPLAATRIGHQGKGYFQLLYSCIEKLLAFLNVNRFVLPATDEAKSIWTEKFGFNKIPEEQLLNYRKICWQMIGFKGTSMLEKPVPKCRLINQDEAEAEAEADADADDVPLQ; via the exons ATGGATCACTGCTATGTTCCTAGAGTGAGGCCGAGTGAGGCGAACGGTTTCGCGGTTTATACGAGGAATAAGAGGTTGAAGAGTAGGAGTATGGATAGAGCGGCTAAAATTGAGGGAGATCCTGCAGTGTCAGTTAAAATTGAGGATGGTGCGCGTTTGAAAGATGAATTCGCAGTTAATGGTGGTGATGGATTGAATGTGGTTGAAATTGGGGGTAATTTGGGAGGGTATAGTGAGGGGGAGATGATGGAGATTGAAGTGAAAGAGGAATCTATTCCTTTAGCGGGGAGACGGAGGTTTACGCGCTCTTTACTTGCTGACTCTGAAATGGAGAATGGGGATTTAGGTAATCTGAGGGACGCGGTGATTTTGGAGGCAGATGGATTGGTGAGTGAAGAATTGGCGCTGTTGGGAAATACGAAGACTAGGAAAATGGAGATGAAGATGtccaagaaaatacttataaaagGGCGGCCAACAACGGTTAGGGAGCTCTTTGAGACTGGGCTGCTAGAAGGATACCCAGTCTTCTACAATGGCGGAAAGAGG GGATTCCCACTACGTGGTACGATAAAAGATGCTGGGATCCTGTGTTCTTGTAGTTTCTGCAAGGGAGCACAG GTAGTTCCGCCCTGCCAGTTTGAGATACATGCCTGCAAATCATATAGACGTGCATCACAATATATCTGCTTAGAGAATGGGATGAGCCTCCTGGATGTGGTCAAAGAATGCCGAAAATCATCTGTTAAAACTTTAGAAGAAACAATACAAAACTTCATAGGCCCTATTCCCGTGAAGGAATCTGTCATCTGCAGGAATTGTTCTG GGTCATTTCTTGCGACCTCTGCTGCAAAGGTGGAACTCCTCTGTGATTCTTGCATGGTTATTCTGAATTCAGATTTTGATGCAGAAAGTGTAAAGTCAAG GCCTATGGAGCCATTATTAGGCGTATCACTTTCTGAAAATGGTGAAGTACATCCCACTCCCCTAAAAAGAGGTCGTCCAGGAAGAAAAATGACAAA GCATTCAGAGCTCAAGGCCTGTGCAAAATCATCAGGAAAATCCTCATTGCGTGGTGCAACAAAAAAGAAAGGCCAAGTAAAGATGACTAAGAT GCTGTCACTATCAGCTTCTTCGTTAAAGTCTCCTGGAAGTGCTATCATGACATATTCCAAATCATTATCTGATCCAACTTCAAACGGCAGTACTTCCTCTCGTGGCTTACTGAGGAACAAGACTACGAGAAAGATACTAAAGAA GTTGTCAAGTACTGCATCACTGTCCTCAAAAATTGCATCTCCTCCCCTTTCTGGGAACTCAAAAAGTTCCTCAAAGAAGATAACTAAAAA GGATCAGAGGATGCACAAGCTGGTCTTTGAGAATGATGGATTGCTGGATGGAACTGAAGTTGCTTATTATTCTAATGGAAAG AAGTTGCGAGATGGCTATAAAATGGGATCAGGAATAATATGCCGCTGCTGTAGCACTTTG GTTAGCCCATCTCAGTTTGAAGCTCATGCTGGTTGGGCTTCCCGCCGGAAACC CTATATGTATATCTACACATCTAATGGTGTGTCTCTCCATGAGTTTGCCGTCTCTCTATTAAAAGGGCGCAAGTGTTCTTCAAAAGACAATGATGACTTGTGCATCATCTGCGCAGATGGTGGGAAACTTGTGCTATGTGATGGCTGTCCGAGAGCCTTTCACAAAG AATGTGCATCTCTTTCGAGCATACCTCGTGGTAAATGGTATTGCACCTATTGCCAAAACATGTTTCTTCGAGAAAAATTTGTTGAGTGGAATGCCAATGCTGTTGCAGCTGGGAGAGTGTCAGGTATTGATCCAATTGAGCAAATAACAAATCGCTGCATTCGAACTGTCAAGAATCCAGAAGCAGCAGAAGTTATAGCATGCATAATCTGCAG AGGCTATGATTTCAGTAAGTCTGGCTTTGGTCCCCGTACAGTTATATTGTGTGATCAG TGTGAAAAGGAATATCATGTCGGCTGTTTGAAAAAATACAAGTTGGCTGATTTGAAG GAACTTCCAAAAGGAAAGTGGTTCTGCTCTGGGAACTGCAAATGGATATATTCTGCTCTGCAGAATGTACTGAATGCAGGTTCAGAAAGGCTCCCTGATTCCACCTTGGACATTATGAGAGAGAAGTTAACAGATAAGAATTCAGATTTCGACACTGATCTTGACGTGAGATGGAGACTTCTAAGTGGGAAAATTGCATCTCGGGAAACCAGAGTGTTGCTATCGCAGGCTGTAGCTATATTTCAT GAATGTTTTGACCCTATAGTTGATTCAGAAACTGGACGTGATTTCATTCCATCTTTGGTTTATGG GAGGAATATAAGGGGCCAAGACTTCAGTGGGATATACTGTGCTATTTTGACTGTGAA CTCAACTGTTGTATCAGCTGGTATCCTTCGGTTTTTTGGAGAAGAATTTGCTGAACTTCCTTTGGCTGCAACACGCATTGGTCATCAGGGAAAA GGATACTTTCAACTACTTTATTCATGCATCGAGAAATTGCTTGCGTTTCTGAATGTTAATAGATTTGTTCTTCCGGCAACAGACGAGGCAAAATCAATTTGGACAGAAAAGTTTGGATTTAACAAGATACCGGAAGAGCAG CTTTTGAATTACAGAAAAATCTGTTGGCAAATGATTGGTTTCAAGGGGACATCCATGTTAGAGAAACCAGTGCCTAAATGTAGACTCATCAATCAAGATGAAGCAGAAGCAGAAGCAGAAGCAGATGCAGATGCAGATGATGTTCCGTTGCAGTGA